The proteins below come from a single Miscanthus floridulus cultivar M001 chromosome 1, ASM1932011v1, whole genome shotgun sequence genomic window:
- the LOC136478942 gene encoding uncharacterized protein, with translation MTRPAVSVRRAAPAALAILFGALLLMSFVMDDVKKAALPAAIGGRRMLGRGAGGQRTLEDFKVDDPFQDSKRRVPNGPDPIHNRGTGKSGRSPGRA, from the exons ATGACAAGGCCGGCCGTGTCCGTGAggcgggcggcgccggcggcatTGGCCATCTTGTTTGGAGCGCTTCTTCTGATGTCGTTCGTCATGGATGACGTCAAGAAAGCGGCTCTGCCGGCGGCGATCGGCGGGAGGAGGATGCTGGGCAGAGGCGCTGGAGGGCAGAGGACTCTGGAGGATTTCAAGGTTGATGATCCCTTCCAGGACAGCAAGAGAAGGGTGCCCAATGGTCCTGATCCTATCCACAACAG GGGAACCGGCAAGTCAGGACGATCGCCGGGCCGAGCATGA
- the LOC136478926 gene encoding uncharacterized protein — protein sequence MASKGSIAFAVLCVALAFHAAAAARTVPVPVPGVSSTSPGGTAELPAAAAAAGTKNDDNTGSGAGVADKKNLFVGVGGMGDLPGLPAVGAGYGGGFGNNGGGVFSGVTGPLGGVGVGVGGVGPLGGVGGFGPLGGGGGIPFGGFGGGGTPFGGGYGGGGAGGVTP from the coding sequence ATGGCCAGCAAGGGCAGCATCGCCTTCGCAGTGCTCTGCGTCGCGCTGGCGTTccacgccgcggcggcggccaggaccgtgccggtgccggtgccgggcgTCTCCTCCACGTCCCCCGGCGGCACCGCCGAGCTCCCGgctgcggcggccgcggccggcaCCAAGAACGACGACAACACTGGCTCGGGCGCCGGCGTGGCGGACAAGAAGAACCTCTTCGTGGGCGTGGGCGGCATGGGCGACCTCCCGGGCCTCCCGGCCGTGGGCGCCGGGTACGGCGGCGGCTTCGGCAACAACGGCGGGGGCGTCTTCAGCGGCGTCACGGGACCGCTGGGTGGCGTCGGGGTCGGCGTCGGAGGCGTCGGCCCGTTGGGCGGCGTCGGCGGCTTCGGgcccctcggcggcggcggcggtatcCCGTTCGGCGGCTTCGGTGGCGGCGGCACCCCGTTCggcggcggctacggcggcggggGCGCTGGTGGCGTCACGCCTTGA